In Capsicum annuum cultivar UCD-10X-F1 chromosome 7, UCD10Xv1.1, whole genome shotgun sequence, one genomic interval encodes:
- the LOC107878156 gene encoding fasciclin-like arabinogalactan protein 7 — protein sequence MGYSMVLIVTSLLLVLQLSTVVAKGKAIGAPIMAPAPAPGPEYTNLTDLLSVAGPFHTFLNYLESTKVIETFQTQANNTEQGITLFVPKDSAFTSLKKPSLSNLTSDQLKSLCLFHALPRYYSLADFKNLSDMSPVSTLAGGNLYSLNFTDDSGTVHLNSGWSRTKVSSAVRATYPVAVYQVDKVLLPEAIFGTDLPPMPAPAPAPVKDIAPTADSPAADQTGNAKAPASRDSSSPSASHKLMSWGILNHLFLAIGGGFLMFFL from the coding sequence ATGGGCTATTCCATGGTTCTCATTGTTACTAGTCTACTGCTAGTCCTTCAATTGTCAACTGTAGTCGCGAAGGGAAAAGCGATTGGAGCTCCAATCATGGCTCCGGCACCAGCACCAGGTCCAGAATACACGAACCTTACGGACTTACTCTCCGTTGCAGGCCCTTTCCACACGTTCCTTAACTACCTCGAATCGACTAAAGTCATTGAGACTTTCCAAACCCAAGCTAACAACACAGAACAAGGGATCACTCTTTTTGTTCCCAAAGACTCAGCCTTTACCTCACTCAAAAAGCCCTCACTTTCCAATCTCACCTCAGACCAACTTAAGTCCCTTTGCCTTTTCCATGCATTGCCACGTTACTACAGTCTAGCTGATTTCAAGAACCTTAGTGACATGAGCCCTGTTAGTACATTAGCTGGAGGAAACTTGTACTCATTGAACTTCACAGATGATTCTGGGACCGTTCACCTTAACTCTGGATGGTCTAGGACTAAAGTTAGTAGCGCTGTTCGTGCTACTTATCCAGTTGCTGTTTATCAGGTGGACAAGGTGCTTCTTCCTGAAGCCATTTTCGGGACAGATTTGCCTCCAATGCCAGCTCCAGCACCAGCACCAGTAAAGGATATCGCTCCTACTGCTGATAGTCCAGCTGCTGATCAAACAGGCAATGCTAAAGCACCAGCCTCGCGAGATTCATCATCACCATCAGCTTCTCACAAGTTGATGAGCTGGGGCATTTTGAATCATTTGTTTTTGGCAATTGGTGGTGGATTCTTGATGTTTTTCTTGTAA